From Lagenorhynchus albirostris chromosome 15, mLagAlb1.1, whole genome shotgun sequence, one genomic window encodes:
- the DEFB129 gene encoding beta-defensin 129, which translates to MKLLFPILASLMLQYQVNTEYFGLGRCVMGFGRCKDHCAMDEKEVDKCKKKKCCIGPKVVQLIKSFIQNEMLHTLEEDSQEVPKITKNFSVVMQTKNHILALLPKFKSVNTFANINTSVIPNVTTMKSVTTNPMIAGKIIHTVTSTKSDTKKRRDSATDSPPPAPPP; encoded by the exons ATGAAGCTCCTTTTTCCTATCCTTGCCAGCCTCATGCTACAGTACCAAGTGAACACAG AATACTTTGGCTTGGGAAGATGTGTAATGGGTTTTGGGAGATGCAAAGACCACTGTGCCATGGATGAAAAAGAGGTagataaatgcaaaaagaaaaaatgttgtaTTGGACCAAAAGTGGTTCAATTGATAAAAAGCTTCATACAAAATGAAATGCTCCACACACTTGAAGAGGACTCTCAGGAAGTGCCAAAAATTACCAAGAATTTTAGTGTTGTGATGCAAACAAAAAACCATattttagctcttctgcccaaaTTCAAAAGTGTCAACACTTTTGCTAACATCAACACCAGCGTCATCCCAAATGTCACCACCATGAAGTCTGTCACCACCAACCCCATGATTGCAGGAAAGATAATACACACTGTTACTTCTACCAAGAGTGacaccaaaaaaagaagagattcagCCACTGACTCCCCACCACCAGCGCCACCACCATAG